The proteins below come from a single Xiphophorus couchianus chromosome 20, X_couchianus-1.0, whole genome shotgun sequence genomic window:
- the ncoa5 gene encoding nuclear receptor coactivator 5 isoform X1, whose amino-acid sequence MITENVLVQLKGLTTVERQLFANKPNLFELLRRTKTEKDKPQDLGMSRRRSRSPSPGRYSRTCSSNDPRDLERRIFVGNLPTSDMTNKDLEDLFSPYGKIVGVSLFRGYGFVQFERLEEAEAARAAQKGRIYKGYKLDVNMAVERRQAKPLSQQSPPRRPIYGKEGRPRSRSPIYGRDAREPRESREGRDSAREPRPGSHSRDPDFRYRSGSRDKDARGDPRDPAYSREDYDRYYRSGSGVEDYYRRKDEPYRDPYLDPWNGRRESGVEDRARPEERRRNELYRQYYEELQRRYDMDRPVDCSVIVVNKAQNREYAETVGRKVRDLGMVVDLIFLNTEVSLTQALEDVGRARTPFAIIITQQHQVHRSCTVNILFGTPQEHRNMPMQDAMLLVAHNYDTYKVENREKEREEIARKAAKMADDVLLREPDRESHPISVLTSITLLAENRFLTPEELDSLIAYMKDKRTRLVRTSEDPLAAPAAQHRDVVPSAAGLTPSTLSTAQPSHLSTSSSASTNPSHQQELQAKILSLFNSGSSPISGSTAVSQSAPQSHSYSSLGPSPSQNPSRLPMPGMASGGSQGYGMSLSRLPPASTTQRPPATTSGINFDNPSVQKALDTLIQSGPSLNNLVGPGSAPPMPQRSSSSMGQGPPPMSMYPRHY is encoded by the exons ATGATCACTGAAAACGTCCTGGTTCAACTTAAAG GATTGACGACAGTTGAAAGACAATTGTTTGCAAACAAACCGAACCTGTTCGAGCTTTTGAGGCGCACGAAGACAGAAAAGGATAAACCTCAAGATCTAGGCATGTCTCGCAGAAGAAGCCGCAGCCCATCACCAGGGCGATATTCCCGCACCTGCAGCAGTAACGATCCAAGGGATTTGGAGAGAAGGATTTTTGTTGGGAATTTGCCAACTTCTGACATGACAAACAAGGATTTGGAAGATCTTTTCTCTCCATACGGGAAGATAGTCG GCGTGTCCTTGTTTCGAGGTTATGGATTTGTTCAATTTGAGCGCCTTGAGGAGGCTGAAGCTGCGAGAGCAGCTCAAAAGGGCCGAATATATAAAGGGTACAAACTAG atgtaAATATGGCCGTGGAGCGACGACAAGCTAAACCTCTATCCCAGCAGAGCCCTCCTCGAAG GCCCATATATGGCAAGGAGGGCCGGCCTCGCTCACGTTCACCTATTTATGGCCGTGACGCAAGGGAACCTCGGGAGAGCCGTGAGGGAAGAGACTCTGCTAGGGAACCCCGGCCAGGTAGCCACTCTCGTGACCCTGATTTCCGGTACCGCTCGGGGAGCAGAGACAAGGACGCCAGGGGCGACCCTCGGGACCCTGCTTACAG CAGAGAAGATTATGACCGATACTACCGCAGTGGCAGTGGGGTAGAGGACTATTACAGGAGAAAGGATGAACCCTACAGGGACCCATACTTGGATCCCTGGAATGGACGTCGTGAGTCTGGAG TAGAAGATCGCGCTCGGCCAGAAGAGCGCCGTCGGAATGAGCTGTATCGACAATACTACGAAGAACTCCAGCGGCGCTATGACATGGACCGCCCTGTTGACTGCTCTGTGATCGTTGTAAACAAGGCGCAGAA TAGGGAGTATGCAGAGACAGTCGGGCGAAAAGTCCGCGATTTGGGAATGGTTGTGGATCTGATCTTCCTGAACACGGAAGTGTCTCTCACCCAGGCTCTGGAGGACGTAGGCAGAGCCAGAACTCCCTTCGCCATCATCATCACTCAGCAGCATCAGGTGCATCGCTCTTGCACTGTCAACATCCTGTTTGGTACACCTCAAG AACATCGAAACATGCCAATGCAAGATGCAATGTTGCTGGTCGCCCACAACTATGACACCTACAAAGTGGAGAACCGAGAAAAAGAACGGGAGGAAATCGCGAGAAAGGCTGCCAAGATGGCGGATGATGTGTTACTCCGGGAGCCTGATAGAGAGAGCCATCCCATTTCAGTGCTCACCAGCATCACGCTGCTAGCAGAGAACAG GTTTTTAACCCCAGAGGAACTGGACAGCCTCATTGCATACATGAAGGATAAAAGAACTCGTCTTGTAAGAACCTCTGAAGATCCTCTGGCAG CTCCTGCAGCGCAGCATCGTGATGTGGTGCCATCGGCTGCGGGACTCACTCCATCTACACTCAGCACCGCCCAGCCAAGTCACCTGTCGACCAGTTCCAGCGCCTCGACAAACCCGAGTCACCAGCAGGAGCTGCAGGCTAAAATCCTCAGTCTGTTTAATAGCGGCTCCAGCCCCATATCAGGATCCACTGCCGTTTCCCAGAGCGCCCCTCAGTCACACTCCTACAGCTCACTCGGTCCCTCCCCGTCCCAAAATCCATCCCGTCTGCCAATGCCAGGGATGGCTTCAGGTGGATCCCAGGGTTACGGCATGTCACTGTCCCGCTTACCCCCTGCGTCTACCACTCAGAGACCCCCTGCTACCACTTCAGGTATCAATTTTGACAACCCAAGTGTCCAAAAAGCTCTGGACACACTCATTCAGAGTGGGCCATCTCTGAACAACCTGGTGGGCCCTGGGTCTGCTCCACCAATGCCCCAGAGGTCATCTTCCAGTATGGGGCAGGGTCCCCCCCCAATGTCCATGTATCCTCGCCATTATTGA
- the ncoa5 gene encoding nuclear receptor coactivator 5 isoform X3 gives MITENVLVQLKGLTTVERQLFANKPNLFELLRRTKTEKDKPQDLGMSRRRSRSPSPGRYSRTCSSNDPRDLERRIFVGNLPTSDMTNKDLEDLFSPYGKIVGVSLFRGYGFVQFERLEEAEAARAAQKGRIYKGYKLDVNMAVERRQAKPLSQQSPPRRPIYGKEGRPRSRSPIYGRDAREPRESREGRDSAREPRPGSHSRDPDFRYRSGSRDKDARGDPRDPAYSREDYDRYYRSGSGVEDYYRRKDEPYRDPYLDPWNGRRESGVEDRARPEERRRNELYRQYYEELQRRYDMDRPVDCSVIVVNKAQKEYAETVGRKVRDLGMVVDLIFLNTEVSLTQALEDVGRARTPFAIIITQQHQVHRSCTVNILFGTPQEHRNMPMQDAMLLVAHNYDTYKVENREKEREEIARKAAKMADDVLLREPDRESHPISVLTSITLLAENRFLTPEELDSLIAYMKDKRTRLVRTSEDPLAAPAAQHRDVVPSAAGLTPSTLSTAQPSHLSTSSSASTNPSHQQELQAKILSLFNSGSSPISGSTAVSQSAPQSHSYSSLGPSPSQNPSRLPMPGMASGGSQGYGMSLSRLPPASTTQRPPATTSGINFDNPSVQKALDTLIQSGPSLNNLVGPGSAPPMPQRSSSSMGQGPPPMSMYPRHY, from the exons ATGATCACTGAAAACGTCCTGGTTCAACTTAAAG GATTGACGACAGTTGAAAGACAATTGTTTGCAAACAAACCGAACCTGTTCGAGCTTTTGAGGCGCACGAAGACAGAAAAGGATAAACCTCAAGATCTAGGCATGTCTCGCAGAAGAAGCCGCAGCCCATCACCAGGGCGATATTCCCGCACCTGCAGCAGTAACGATCCAAGGGATTTGGAGAGAAGGATTTTTGTTGGGAATTTGCCAACTTCTGACATGACAAACAAGGATTTGGAAGATCTTTTCTCTCCATACGGGAAGATAGTCG GCGTGTCCTTGTTTCGAGGTTATGGATTTGTTCAATTTGAGCGCCTTGAGGAGGCTGAAGCTGCGAGAGCAGCTCAAAAGGGCCGAATATATAAAGGGTACAAACTAG atgtaAATATGGCCGTGGAGCGACGACAAGCTAAACCTCTATCCCAGCAGAGCCCTCCTCGAAG GCCCATATATGGCAAGGAGGGCCGGCCTCGCTCACGTTCACCTATTTATGGCCGTGACGCAAGGGAACCTCGGGAGAGCCGTGAGGGAAGAGACTCTGCTAGGGAACCCCGGCCAGGTAGCCACTCTCGTGACCCTGATTTCCGGTACCGCTCGGGGAGCAGAGACAAGGACGCCAGGGGCGACCCTCGGGACCCTGCTTACAG CAGAGAAGATTATGACCGATACTACCGCAGTGGCAGTGGGGTAGAGGACTATTACAGGAGAAAGGATGAACCCTACAGGGACCCATACTTGGATCCCTGGAATGGACGTCGTGAGTCTGGAG TAGAAGATCGCGCTCGGCCAGAAGAGCGCCGTCGGAATGAGCTGTATCGACAATACTACGAAGAACTCCAGCGGCGCTATGACATGGACCGCCCTGTTGACTGCTCTGTGATCGTTGTAAACAAGGCGCAGAA GGAGTATGCAGAGACAGTCGGGCGAAAAGTCCGCGATTTGGGAATGGTTGTGGATCTGATCTTCCTGAACACGGAAGTGTCTCTCACCCAGGCTCTGGAGGACGTAGGCAGAGCCAGAACTCCCTTCGCCATCATCATCACTCAGCAGCATCAGGTGCATCGCTCTTGCACTGTCAACATCCTGTTTGGTACACCTCAAG AACATCGAAACATGCCAATGCAAGATGCAATGTTGCTGGTCGCCCACAACTATGACACCTACAAAGTGGAGAACCGAGAAAAAGAACGGGAGGAAATCGCGAGAAAGGCTGCCAAGATGGCGGATGATGTGTTACTCCGGGAGCCTGATAGAGAGAGCCATCCCATTTCAGTGCTCACCAGCATCACGCTGCTAGCAGAGAACAG GTTTTTAACCCCAGAGGAACTGGACAGCCTCATTGCATACATGAAGGATAAAAGAACTCGTCTTGTAAGAACCTCTGAAGATCCTCTGGCAG CTCCTGCAGCGCAGCATCGTGATGTGGTGCCATCGGCTGCGGGACTCACTCCATCTACACTCAGCACCGCCCAGCCAAGTCACCTGTCGACCAGTTCCAGCGCCTCGACAAACCCGAGTCACCAGCAGGAGCTGCAGGCTAAAATCCTCAGTCTGTTTAATAGCGGCTCCAGCCCCATATCAGGATCCACTGCCGTTTCCCAGAGCGCCCCTCAGTCACACTCCTACAGCTCACTCGGTCCCTCCCCGTCCCAAAATCCATCCCGTCTGCCAATGCCAGGGATGGCTTCAGGTGGATCCCAGGGTTACGGCATGTCACTGTCCCGCTTACCCCCTGCGTCTACCACTCAGAGACCCCCTGCTACCACTTCAGGTATCAATTTTGACAACCCAAGTGTCCAAAAAGCTCTGGACACACTCATTCAGAGTGGGCCATCTCTGAACAACCTGGTGGGCCCTGGGTCTGCTCCACCAATGCCCCAGAGGTCATCTTCCAGTATGGGGCAGGGTCCCCCCCCAATGTCCATGTATCCTCGCCATTATTGA